One Neomonachus schauinslandi chromosome 9, ASM220157v2, whole genome shotgun sequence DNA segment encodes these proteins:
- the NYNRIN gene encoding protein NYNRIN, whose amino-acid sequence MLLSGGDPPAQEWFMVQTKSKPRVQRQRLQVQRIFRVKLNAFQSRPDTPYFWLQLEGPKENMSKAKEYLKGLCSPELWKEVRYPQALHCAFLGAQGLFLDCLCWSTLAYLVPGPPGSLMVGGLTESFIMTQNWLEELVGRLRWGPAALLTPRGIWEAEVTRAFGALVWIRGDQYAGDLLQLPPAVQELLLSLVRDAAGKEDIIEWLGRIGTSESRSDPEVLICPPHQQKEGPAMVSVGDGPGPFLEVGTLQNRSLEHSKRLTSLGATRALVSGTPGQNTQQEPANQLVRVDSSSHSGTDSAPREEGPARATGSQDSTAHTQALSQQRQGQRVEDKVPFQPPVSALGVCPPWKAWTPGPAFGPLWPGAIAATFWRINELHSLHLAWLLSQACFSFPFWQRPLGPIQFKLPGQNPLPLNLEWKQKELVPLPSMESPDCRLDAGPGGEAALQNCPRPDTPQKVMSLLVVSGGSGVKDKTSPGLPQIGPPLTSVPQLQAGSEPGDRGSGQWDRKGPEEGPFPALPPGRGVSTAQGGPVAQGGPTALPVPDAQTVPETLEVPMAAAVATAQTPPADQALPAVPKVPTAQTPLAGHAEPAALEVPSAPTKPAAPGVPTAQKAAGAPLASAAPEVPATPKAPVAQKTPAAKSSPAGPKAPKAQTGPAAKTGSAAPKASRAPKTPAAQKTPTDPGPVSDGAKLLGEGQPSSRGNASFAKGQGEAERQGPQSGSTSAPSSKHRPQTQGLLGAREGAPRQPPRHPQANSTVTSFQRYHEALNTPFELNLSGEPGNQGLRRVVIDGSSVAMVHGLQHFFSCRGIAMAVQYFWNRGHREVTVFVPTWQLKKNRRVRESHFLTKLHSLKMLSITPSQLENGKKITTYDYRFMVKLAEETDGIIVTNEQLHILMNNSKKLMVKDRLLPFTFAGNLFMVPDDPLGRDGPTLDEFLKKPNRLDTDVGNFLKVWKTLPPSSASASEPSDGAAPAPPESLRNMEEVKEEKEEGQDEEQSEGQGVQEPPEEDTLDSSLASVFRAECPSLSEEILRCLSLQDPPDGALDIDLLPAPASPYLGIPWDGKAPCQQVLAQLAQLTIPSNFTALSFFVGFMDSHQDVIPDYEALVGPLHSLLKQKPDWQWDWEHEKAFLALKRALVSALCLTAPNAQLPFRLEVTVSQVALTAVVYQEHSGRKHPIAYTSKPLLPDEESEGPQSGGDSPYAVAWALKHFSRCIGDTPVVLDLSYASRTTVGPETREGRRVSKAWLIRWSLLVQDKGKRALELTLLQGLLGENRLLTPASSMPRFFQVLPPFSDLSTFVCIHMSGYCFYREDEWCAGFGLYVLSPTSAPVSLSFSCSPYTPTYAHLAAVACGLERFGQSRLPVVFLTHCNWIFSLLWELLPLWRARGFLSSDGAPLPHPSLLSYIISLTSGLSSLPFIYRTSYRGSLFAVTVDTLAKQGAQGGGQWWDLPKDVPVPAVSPHTMGKRPDLLALQRSDGTLAEIIAKLRVGQKLPGSSPFSSVFNSLSLDQESGLLMFKGDKRPRVWVVPRQLRRDLIFSVHDLPLGAHQRPEETYKKLRLLGWWPGMQEHVRDYCRSCLFCIPRNLTGSDLKVLESPWPLRSTAPWSTLQIEVVGPITISEEGHKHVLIVADPNTRWVEAFPLKPYTHTAVAQVLLQHVFARWGVPVRLEAAQGPQFARHVLVSCGLALGAQAASLSRDLQFPCLTSSDAYWEFKRALKEFIFLHGKKWAASLPLLHLAFRASSAQATPVRILTGDEVRLSEPLWWEMSSANIEGLKMDVFLLQLIGELLELHWRVADKASEKAENRRFKRESQEKEWNVGDQVLLLSLPRNGSSAKWVGPFYIGDRLSLSLYRVWGFPTPEKLGCIYPSSLMKAFAKSGTPLSFKVLEQ is encoded by the exons GAGTATCTGAAGGGCCTGTGCAGCCCGGAGCTGTGGAAGGAGGTTCGCTACCCACAGGCCCTGCACTGCGCCTTCCTTGGGGCCCAGGGCCTCTTTCTCGACTGTCTCTGCTGGAGCACCCTGGCCTACCTGGTGCCTGGCCCCCCCGGCTCCCTGATGGTGGGGGGGCTGACCGAGTCTTTCATCATGACCCAGAACTGGCTGGAGGAGCTGGTGGGGCGGCTGCGCTGGGGCCCTGCTGCTCTGCTCACGCCCCGGGGGATCTGGGAGGCCGAGGTGACCAGGGCCTTCGGGGCCTTGGTCTGGATCCGTGGTGACCAGTATGCAGGGGATCTGCTGCAGCTGCCCCCAGCGGTCCAAGAGCTGCTGCTGAGCCTGGTGCGGGACGCTGCGGGCAAGGAAGACATCATCGAGTGGCTCGGCCGCATCGGCACCTCCGAGTCACGCTCTGACCCCGAGGTCCTGatctgccctccccaccagcagAAGGAAGGCCCGGCCATGGTGTCTGTGGGAGACGGTCCTGGGCCCTTCCTGGAGGTGGGGACCCTCCAGAACAGGAGTCTAGAACATTCCAAGAGATTAACCAGCCTGGGAGCCACCAGGGCCCTGGTCTCGGGCACCCCCGGCCAGAACACCCAGCAGGAACCCGCCAACCAGCTGGTACG GGTCGATTCCAGCAGCCACAGTGGCACAGACAGCGCTCCCCGAGAGGAAGGGCCGGCGCGAGCCACCGGCAGCCAGGACTCCACAGCCCACACACAGGCCCTGTCACAGCAGAGGCAGGGCCAGAGAGTGGAAGACAAAGTCCCCTTCCAGCCCCCCGTGTCAGCCCTGGGTGTGTGCCCGCCCTGGAAGGCCTGGACCCCAGGGCCAGCCTTTGGGCCCTTGTGGCCGGGGGCTATCGCGGCCACCTTCTGGAGGATCAATGAGCTGCACTCCCTCCACCTGGCCTGGCTCCTGTCCCAGGCGtgcttcagtttccccttctggcAGAGGCCGCTGGGCCCCATTCAGTTCAAGCTACCAGGGCAGAATCCTTTGCCCTTGAATCTCGAGTGGAAGCAGAAGGAGCTGGTTCCTTTGCCCAGCATGGAAAGCCCAGACTGCAGACTGGATGCGGGACCAGGAGGAGAGGCGGCCCTCCAGAACTGCCCGAGGCCGGACACCCCCCAAAAAGTCATGAGTTTATTGGTGGTCTCGGGGGGCTCAGGCGTAAAGGACAAGACTAGCCCCGGACTTCCACAGATAGGGCCACCCTTGACCTCTGTACCGCAGCTGCAAGCTGGAAGCGAGCCAGGGGATCGAGGAAGTGGGCAGTGGGATAGGAAGGGGCCAGAAGAGGGGCCCTTTCCAGCACTGCCGCCGGGGCGAGGAGTGTCTACAGCTCAGGGGGGACCCGTGGCTCAAGGGGGGCCAACCGCTCTGCCAGTACCCGACGCTCAAACAGTGCCTGAAACTCTCGAAGTGCCCATGGCTGCAGCAGTGGCCACAGCTCAAACCCCACCCGCGGATCAAGCGCTGCCCGCAGTCCCCAAAGTGCCTACAGCCCAGACGCCGCTGGCGGGCCACGCAGAACCTGCAGCTCTCGAAGTGCCTTCGGCCCCGACGAAGCCAGCAGCTCCAGGGGTGCCCACGGCTCAGAAGGCCGCCGGGGCTCCGCTGGCATCAGCCGCTCCAGAGGTACCTGCAACTCCCAAAGCTCCCGTGGCTCAGAAAACACCTGCGGCGAAATCATCACCTGCGGGGCCCAAAGCACCCAAGGCTCAAACTGGGCCTGCAGCCAAAACAGGGTCTGCTGCCCCCAAAGCCTCCAGAGCTCCCAAAACACCTGCGGCTCAGAAGACGCCCACAGATCCGGGGCCAGTCTCGGATGGGGCCAAACTCCTGGGCGAGGGCCAGCCTTCGTCAAGGGGCAACGCCTCCTTCGCGAAGGGCCAGGGGGAGGCCGAAAGGCAGGGTCCCCAGTCCGGCAGCACCTCGGCTCCCAGTAGTAAGCACCGACCTCAGacgcaggggctcctgggggcccGGGAGGGCGCCCCGAGGCAGCCGCCTCGCCACCCACAGGCAAACAGCACAGTGACCAGCTTCCAGAGGTACCACGAGGCCCTGAATACACCTTTCGAGCTGAACCTGTCGGGGGAACCCGGGAACCAGGGGCTGCGGCGAGTGGTCATTGATGGCAGCAGCGTGGCCATGGT GCATGGCCTCCAGCACTTCTTCTCCTGCCGTGGCATTGCCATGGCGGTGCAGTATTTCTGGAACCGGGGCCACCGAGAAGTCACTGTGTTCGTGCCCACCTGGCAGCTGAAGAAGAACCGGAGGGTGAGAG AGAGCCACTTCCTGACGAAGCTGCATTCCCTCAAGATGCTTTCAATCACCCCCTCCCAGCTCGAGAACGGCAAAAAGATCACCACCTACGATTATAG GTTCATGGTAAAGTTGGCAGAGGAGACAGACGGGATCATCGTGACCAATGAGCAGCTCCACATCCTGATGAATAATTCCAAGAAACTGATGGTCAAAGATCG CCTGCTGCCCTTCACCTTTGCGGGGAACCTCTTCATGGTGCCGGATGACCCCCTGGGCCGTGATGGCCCCACTCTGGACGAGTTTCTGAAGAAGCCAAACAG GCTGGACACCGACGTTGGCAACTTCCTGAAGGTGTGGAAGACCCTTCCTCCCAGTTCGGCCAGTGCCTCCGAGCCGAGTGACGGTGCTGCCCCTGCGCCTCCCGAGAGTCTGCGGAATATGGAGGAAgtcaaggaggagaaggaggaggggcaggacgaggagcagagtgaggggcagggggtgcaGGAGCCGCCTGAAGAAGACACCCTGGACTCCTCCCTGGCATCAGTGTTCAGGGCTGAGTGCCCTTCCCTTTCAGAGGAAATCCTCCGGTGCCTCAGCCTCCAAGACCCCCCTGACGGGGCCCTAGACATCGATCTCCTGCCCGCGCCGGCTTCTCCCTACCTGGGCATCCCCTGGGACGGGAAGGCTCCTTGCCAACAGGTCCTGGCCCAGCTGGCCCAGCTGACCATCCCCAGCAACTTCACTGCACTCTCCTTCTTCGTGGGGTTCATGGACTCCCACCAGGATGTCATCCCCGACTACGAAGCTCTCGTGGGCCCCCTGCACAGCCTCCTCAAGCAGAAGCCGGACTGGCAGTGGGACTGGGAGCATGAGAAGGCCTTCCTGGCTCTGAAGCGAGCCCTGGTGTCTGCCCTCTGTCTGACGGCCCCCAACGCCCAGCTGCCCTTCCGCCTGGAGGTGACAGTGAGCCAGGTGGCCCTAACGGCCGTTGTCTATCAGGAGCACTCAGGGAGGAAGCACCCCATAGCCTATACCTCAAAACCCCTCCTCCCCGACGAGGAGAGCGAGGGCCCCCAGTCAGGGGGAGACAGCCCCTACGCTGTGGCCTGGGCCCTCAAACATTTTTCCCGCTGCATCGGAGATACCCCGGTGGTCCTGGATCTTTCCTACGCCTCCCGGACCACCGTGGGCCCCGAGACGCGGGAGGGCCGCAGGGTTTCCAAAGCATGGTTGATCCGATGGTCCCTCTTGGTACAGGACAAAGGCAAGAGGGCCCTGGAATTGACCCTTCTCCAGGGCCTGCTGGGAGAAAACCGACTGCTGACGCCCGCGTCCTCAATGCCTCGCTTTTTCCAGGTCCTGCCTCCTTTTTCCGACCTGTCCACTTTCGTCTGCATCCACATGTCGGGCTATTGCTTTTACCGTGAGGACGAGTGGTGTGCCGGCTTTGGTCTCTATGTCCTGTCTCCCACCAGCGCCCCcgtctccctttccttctcttgctcccCTTACACTCCAACCTATGCCCACCTGGCGGCCGTGGCCTGTGGCCTGGAGCGCTTTGGCCAGTCCCGCCTGCCCGTGGTTTTCCTCACGCACTGCAACTGGATCTTCAGCCTCCTCTGGGAGCTCCTGCCCCTGTGGAGGGCTCGAGGCTTCCTCTCCTCGGACGGCGCCCCGCTACCTCACCCAAGCCTGCTCTCCTACATCATCTCGCTCACCTCTGGCCTCTCGTCCCTCCCGTTTATCTACCGAACCTCCTACCGGGGCTCCCTGTTTGCTGTGACGGTGGACACCCTGGCCAAGCAGGGCGCgcaggggggtgggcagtggtGGGACCTGCCAAAGGACGTGCCGGTCCCTGCCGTGTCCCCCCACACTATGGGCAAGAGGCCCGACCTGCTGGCGTTGCAGCGGAGTGACGGCACCCTGGCGGAGATCATTGCCAAGCTGCGGGTGGGGCAGAAACTGCCTGGCTCCTCCCCCTTCAGTTCTGTCTTCAACTCCCTCAGCCTCGACCAGGAGAGCGGCCTGCTCATGTTCAAGGGGGACAAGAGGCCCAGGGTCTGGGTGGTCCCGAGGCAACTCCGGAGGGACCTGATTTTCTCTGTGCACGACCTGCCCCTGGGCGCCCACCAGAGGCCCGAGGAGACCTACAAGAAGTTGCGTTTGCTGGGGTGGTGGCCCGGGATGCAGGAGCACGTGAGGGACTACTGCCGGAGCTGCCTGTTCTGCATCCCCCGCAACCTCACTGGCAGTGACTTGAAGGTCCTTGAGTCCCCCTGGCCCCTCAGGTCCACTGCCCCCTGGTCCACCCTGCAGATCGAGGTGGTGGGCCCCATCACCATCAGCGAGGAGGGCCACAAGCATGTGCTGATCGTGGCCGACCCTAACACCAGGTGGGTGGAGGCGTTCCCACTGAAGCCCTACACGCACACGGCCGTGGCCCAGGTGCTGCTGCAGCATGTGTTTGCCAGGTGGGGCGTCCCTGTGAGGCTGGAGGCCGCCCAGGGCCCCCAGTTCGCTCGGCACGTCCTGGTGAGCTGTGGGCTGGCGCTGGGAGCCCAGGCCgcctccctgagcagggacctCCAGTTCCCCTGCTTGACCAGCTCCGATGCCTACTGGGAATTCAAGAGGGCCCTCAAGGAGTTCATCTTCCTGCACGGCAAGAAGTGGGCGGCTTCCCTGCCCTTGCTGCACCTGGCCTTCAGGGCCTCCTCCGCCCAGGCCACGCCTGTCCGGATCCTGACGGGGGACGAAGTGAGGCTGAGCGAGCCCCTGTGGTGGGAGATGAGCAGTGCCAATATCGAAGGCCTCAAGATGGATGTCTTCCTGCTGCAGCTCATTGGGGAGCTGTTGGAGCTACACTGGCGGGTGGCTGACAAGGCTAGTGAAAAGGCGGAGAACAGGCGTTTCAAGCGGGAGAGTCAGGAGAAGGAGTGGAATGTGGGTGACCAAGTCCTTTtgctctccctccccaggaaCGGCAGCAGTGCCAAATGGGTGGGCCCCTTCTATATCGGGGACCGCCTGAGCCTGTCTCTCTACAGGGTCTGGGGCTTCCCAACTCCGGAGAAACTGGGGTGCATCTATCCCAGCAGTCTGATGAAGGCCTTTGCCAAGAGCGGCACACCCCTGTCCTTCAAGGTCTTGGAGCAATGA
- the CBLN3 gene encoding cerebellin-3 — protein MLGAKRHWLPGLLPSPRLPLALMLLALGCGWAQEGAEPVLLEGECLVVCEPGRAAAGGPGGAALGEAPPGRVAFAAVRSHHHEPAGEISNGTSGAIYFDQVLVNEGGGFDRASGSFVAPVRGVYSFRFHVVKVYNRQTVQVSLMLNTWPVISAFANDPDVTREAATSSVLLPLDPGDRVSLRLRRGNLLGGWKYSSFSGFLIFPL, from the exons ATGCTGGGAGCCAAGCGACACTGGCTACCGGGTCTCCTACCCAGCCCCAGGCTGCCCTTGGCCCTGATGCTTCTGGCTCTAGGGTGCGGGTGGGCCCAAGAGGGGGCAGAGCCTGTCCTCCTGGAGGGTGAGTGCCTGGTGGTCTGTGAGCCTGGCCGAGCTGCTgcaggggggcctgggggagcaGCCCTGGGAGAGGCGCCCCCTGGAAGAGTGGCATTTGCCGCAGTCCGAAGCCACCACCatgagccagcaggagagatCAGCAATGGCACCAGTGGGGCCATCTACTTCGACCAG GTCCTGGTAAATGAGGGTGGTGGCTTTGACCGGGCCTCAGGCTCCTTCGTGGCCCCTGTCCGTGGTGTCTATAGCTTCCGGTTCCATGTGGTGAAGGTGTACAACCGCCAAACTGTTCAG GTGAGCCTGATGCTGAACACATGGCCTGTCATCTCAGCCTTTGCCAACGACCCTGATGTGACTCGAGAGGCAGCCACCAGCTCTGTGTTACTGCCCCTGGACCCGGGGGACCGGGTGTCCCTGCGCCTGCGTCGGGGGAACCTACTGGGTGGCTGGAAATATTCAAGCTTCTCTGGCTTCCTCATTTTCCCACTCTAA